CAACATACACAACACCTATCAGTCTAATACGAAAAATTATATACCAAATTCAGCTTATACACGGAGTTGGTCGTATTACACAAAATTTCTGCAGTACATCAAACTGCCGCAAATCATGTATCAGTCTGATATGCACATGAACAGCCAAGGCAGATACAGGCATAGCATTTTATGACAGACGAACATCAACAATCCTAGTAATTGTGCTTTGGAAACTTGCAACACATTTATAtatttgattttttgatgaattTATTCACAAGTGTGGGGGGGGGGGGATTTGGTTTACTGGGTTGTGAAGGGAGAGGTGTACAGTGTACTGGTGAGAAGAAGATATAACAAGAAGATTAGTTCttgagaaagaaaaagagaaaaggTTGGAAAATAAAACTATGAAAATGGACTTGGTGAGTAATCACCAATACAGAATATTAAGAAATGTATCCAATTGGTGTATTGTGCCAAGTAACTGTATGTGAAGCATTCAAGCATATAGGCATTTATTCATTAAGTGTAAACACAGGTAACCAATGAGTTCATGCCTAAAGTCATTACAAGAGCTTCATAAAGTAACAAGGAATAAACATAATCTAAATGGAAAACAACAATCATATAACATACCCATCATGGTCTCCCACTGACGGACTCGTCTTATAGCTGGGCTTCCTTTGATTACTGATGGGACTGCCCTCCCTGTTTGTGTCAGGTAACTAAGTTATTAGATAACAATACATCTAAAACTCTGCCCTACAAACACTTTTCACCAAATCACCATCAGGTTATTGCATATTAGTTGCAATATATATCACCAACATATACTGTGCAATATAACCGATGGCCTGAGCTTGATTGGAGAAGCAGCACATCAAATGTACTATTCCTTATATAAGCCAAACTACAGCACCTATTTCTTTCCAAGTACAGATGATACAGTAACTGTTAGTGTACAACTATGATGTTAAAAATATATGGACAACTTTTTGTCTATCATGTTTTGCACCACATTACACTTCTCCAGCAATTTGCTTAATCTGTCAGCCTCAGTGGTAACATGGCTCACATCCCGCTCACTGCTGGTTCTGTTGGCAGGATTCATGTTGCCATCATTATCCATGTCACCCAAACTATTGTTCTGCAGGGAACTTCTGTCTTCCTCTATGAATTCAATTTCCTTTGTAACATTTAAAACTTCATTGTGGTTCGATCCCAGCACATGCACAGGTTGAGAAGCTTCACACTCCGGATAACATCGCAACCTGCAGCTGACTTGTAGCATTTCATCTAGAGATGGTTCTATTATGGAATGGAAGGAGACATCACCTTCATCCTGGATTATACATTTATTGGTTGCAACAGCTCTATCACTCTCCTTCAAAACATATGTCCTAGATATTTCCCCATTCAAAAGATTCATCAACCGCCAGTTAAAAATCCTTCTAAATATTAGGGCCCACTTGGGAACAATAAAATAAGTTGACTCATGAAGCTCAAGCCGCGCAAACTTCTGAAGCATCACATATGCTTCTTGTTTTGCTAAGGAGAACCCCATCATCTGACTCGTCTGGGTTAAGTACCTAGTTAAACAATCTTCAAGCCGGGACTTCTGGTTCCCAATATCATAATGATCCATACCCGTACCACTAAACAACCAAGTCAAGTCATCGGAAAAGGATGGTAGATTGCATTGTTTTAATGCACTTATTACTGGTGCTACTTCTGCAGCTGAACTCCACCCTACCCTTGGCAAATACCAATTGACTGCTCTATGCACATCGCTAGATTTCTCTAGCAAATCCATTTCAGGACAAGGCCAACATGAAAGATTAGCATCAACTGCAGCAACAACTTCTTCAATTGATAGTTTCAACGCTTCATTGAATGCAGAGATGCATTGTGTTGGAGTGGTGGTGTAGGCAATTTGCCCGTCGAGCACCTCCATCAAAGGATTCAAGTGGGTAAAAACCAGTTCTTGAGTTTTAACACTATGAAGAACTGGTTGTTTAGGTGAACTACTTGCTAGCCATTCTAAACCCTCTCTTAATAAGACGTCACTAAAAAAACCATCAGTATTCTGATTTTCAAGAAGGAAAACAACCGAAAAGCAACTAACCCTTGAATTGTCGACTTCATTGAGTCCCAATTCAGCAGCTATGAAGGAAGGATCTGAGTGGTTTTTGCATGAGCCACTTAAGATCAAAAGGGGAACGCTCGAACCAGAAGGTAGAGACATCACAAGTTTGTAAAGGCGCTGTTTCTGTAGTTTCAACGGGATACACTCATACACAAGGAACATAATTGCATTTGCACCAGCTACATTCTCTTCCAGATTATCACATCTAGCATCCTTGATGATTGACAAACAGCAGATGGGCTCACCAGAAGAAAGGTCACTAATCCATTTCTTCCATATAGAAAGGTCAGTCGATGACGTTATTAATTCGTCATCATTGTGATCTCCGGCAGGCATGATCTTATCGTACAACCATGAGCCTGCAGCTAAACCTGAGATTATGCTCCTATCTGATCCGTCAATTTGAGAACAGAGAACAACTTTCCAGCAAAGGCATTTTGAATTCACATTTCTTTCACTCAGTCTACCAGCAACCACCTCTGACACATTCACTTTTGACCAGGACCGTTCATGTTTATCATGACGCTCGTTCATAATAAGATGTACGTTGAACTCGCCAGATTTGCTTTGTTGCTTTAGAAGTCAGGAAAAATAACATTAGAATTAAATATTGAAAAACATGGACTTAAATTTGTGAGAATCATGTATTTCTAATACAAATAATATATGCCTGACAAAAAAGTGACAAATTATCATATGCACATGCATAGTATTACATTATTAGAGTAAAGTGAACATAAACCAACAATTTAAGAATGGAAAAATGCCATTTGTTTGGCGCAACTGGCTTGATTTAAGATAGTGGAGGTCAATTAAAAGCATAACCAATTTCTACATTTTCTCTTGACATTTTTTTCACAGATAAAGATGACGATAATTTCATAAAACATACACAAGTACCTTGATCTACTTCTTTTTAAAAATGCTTTAAAACAGTTATAAAGAAACGAATAGCAAGCAAAAATGTAAAAACTTTCGCATTGAAGACTGAAAACTAGTATGGCATTCTAGAAAAGCATATATTAGTTGCCTTCCAATAATCCAAGTGAATTCGCATAATTGGATAAGTGATGAATTCCTGAGATCAACTGATTGATAGTATAATAGGCGTGCATCCAGGGTAAATCAGTTTTGATGGGAACTTTCCCTATACGCAATTCATGATCAtttattttatctttatatttaaataaaaactGGCATTACAACCAGAAGGCCAGTCCTGTACAAGTGCAAAAGTTTGTTCTCACTACTTGTCAACATAATGAGTGACAATAACTGTTGAATAGATAAATATGACCTGTAAACTCCTTACCTCCTCGTAATGCCGAATCGAAGGGCCCAATGAGAGAGAACTCAATGCAGTATTTGCTGCTATCTGTTTCTTCTTGCGCAATTCACGTTTTTGAGAACAATACCGTCTCCATTTCCTGACAACAAAAGGGTGAGCAAACATGACATGGGATCATGCACAAGTAGAAAACTAAACAAATTTATAGAACAAATCCTAACCTTAAAATTAGAATGAGTTTTGCCTTAGCAACTTCTTCGTCCTGATCACTTTGACTACCTTCATCATTTCTCATGTCCTCGAGAGTACTGATACAATCAGCATCACTCAAGTCTTCAACAAGAACTGCCGAGTTCACTGTTTTATCTGCATCAAAGTCCATTTCAAGAACTGGCAATCTCTCCTGATCAAGTACTATAGGCATAATGTCCATCGGCATTGTTTTGGTTTCAGAATGATTGTTTTTCTCGAAAAAGCTGTGAAATTCCAACTTAAAGCTAGGCATCACAGCATCATCAGTGCTATCATCCATAGATTTTAAAGAATAAATAGCAGGAGATATATTTACTGGTGAAGGATTCAAAGAAATTGGTTGATGGTTGTGGACAATCTGTTGATCAATTGCTAGTATAACTGGCACTGGTTTTGTTGGGGAAGATACAGGTTCGCTGTCCATTTCTTCTTCAGCAACCAGCTTATTCCCCGTGGCATTACACTGAACAGGGGTATGATTTTGCTCATAAACCTTTACGGAACTGATCACTTTCACTGCTTTAGAAGAGACCGGTTCCATCAAAGAAGGAGAAGATACATCCTCAAACattgttcttgatttttttagATGAACAAGTTTTGAGCACTTTAAAGTCCCAGAATCATTGTTGTTTAAAAATGGACCTTCCTTCACCATATATGGCTCTCCGAATTCTTTAATCGAGAATCCATGATAGTCTAAAAGGTCTTCTATGTCTTCATCCTGTACATGAAACAAAACTTCAGTTTCTATTATACAAACAAAGAACATTAGGCCGGTAAGGCAGAATACAAGTTACCTCCATCCCAAGCCATTGAGCAACATGGGCCACAGGAATTCCTTGATTATTCTGTAGACCAGAGTGCAGCGAAGCCAATGCTTGGGTACGTAACTGGAAAATAAATTCAGCATATGGGCAGCATGAATACAGATATGATAAAGCTACTTTTACTTCCCACCTTCATGCAATTACATAAAAAGAAAACATGGACGAGCACAAACCAAATAGATCATTAACTAAAGAGTAATGATGGAACAATCTAGGTCATATCTGATATCCCAATTGATATCAGCTTGACACAACAGCCCTTCACTCACTAGAATAAGAGTAATTAGTAGTCAAAGCTTTACATGCACAAGAAACACATCCAAATTAAGTGTTTAAACACCAACTACTTTCCACTGAAAATTTAAAATGATGGACCTGCCCTCGTATTATGTTCATCAACATGGTTATAGCATATTTAAGAGTATAATGTAGATTTACATTAATAGTATGGTTAAACATACGGGATAAAAGATTCTAGGAAACAGATCGACTTTACATAACAACAGAACTGTGTTATGGAATTACATATGCCATATAGCAACAAAGGTCAACTTGCTAACTAATAGACCAGCCTGTCGGAAAGAGTGATCGGTCTATCAGGGATTTTTAAAACACTGACTCTAGGTCTTCTGTTGGCTAAcagaaaacaaaaataaaaagaaaGTTGTGTTGCTTGCTAGACTTGCTTCGGTGGTAGCACAACATAAAAGATATAACGCTGATTTCAAAAAAACATATGACATCTGAATCTTCAAAAGGAATTTTGTTTTTAAAGAGTTCTCAACCATCTCCTACGTAATTCGTGTTAAATTATAAAAGCTTGATACAAGCAATCTACTGGACAAAAAAATCACATTAATAATAATGGATTCCTTATTTCGGCATAGATAATGCAAGCATTTCATTTGAGTTCAAAGGTACCACCCGAAAACTCTTGTTCAACAAATGATACGAGTGCCTCATAATATATTCGAAAAGCAATTCTTTAACATACctttgcaaaatgtgcatgcaTTAAGCATGCTTGAAGGTAGCTTGCTTTTCTCAAAAGCCGGAAAAAGGCTATATAATTGCCGATTCTGCAGGACCTGGAAGAGCATATAAACAGATATTTTACGGGAAAATAGATTGCATTTTATGCATCTATATACACAACAGATGTGGTGTGACCTGGCAACATCACGAGCAAATAATACGTCCGGGGCTTGTCGCACTTCTGGAGTCATCTTCGCAAGATCAAGCGAGAGCTCTGCAGGTTCAACCTAGCACATGTTCTTATTTTCACATAAAACATTGAATATAATCATCAAAAAATTGTGCCACGGCCAATTACTTACTTTGTAACCTGGATGCTTGTCAAGTTTAAGGAGTGCATAATAGCCCCTAAACTCTTTTTCTGTTGGCACGTCTATGCCATTCTTTCTGTGATCATCATACAACTGGAACAATTCAACAGATGTTTTATTCATTTGTTCAATATTTAGGTGAGCATCAAATCCTTCTGAAAAGCCTTCTCCTTTTGGGTATTCACATAGCTCGTGCATAGCTAATATATGAAGCCTGATCTGACACCATAATAACCCAACAGTAAATTAGAATACGAAGAATTTGATAACATTTCTTTAGATAACCAAAAAAAACTTTGTTAAAAGTATAAGAACAAAGAAAATAATGATCTAGAATCTAGTTATGTAATGTCAATGAACTTGCAGATAACTTCTAATTTTAACTATTACTTTTGCTGAACGATAGCTTCTTAAGTTAAAAATAACTACACAGGAAAAGTAAAGGAAGCCAAAGGACATACCATCTGCTCCAGCATAGTTATCGCCTCTAGGTTAAATATGTGCTGCATCCTCAAGTCCATCCGGATTGCCCTCATTCTGTCCCACAAAAAATTATACAAACCAAGAAGTCCATCATTGTAGGGCTGATCAAGCAATTCCAGAAGATAATTCATTGTCTTCTGCAGGATTGGCATCGGTCGGATAAGATTTGCTTCTCTCTCAGCTGTCCTAGTGTACTGAAAAAGTTATACAAAGACAACTATAAGTCATCCTGGTTTTAGACAGCATTTTCAGGACAGCTTTAAAGAGGCCCAAAGGGCAGTCGTGCTTGAATAAGAGAACGAAGATGACCTTCTTCACTGCCAGGTATATGCTACTTTGATTTCTGTCCCCGTCCAGTCGTTCATACCGATCTAAATCTCCTTTTCTCTCTCTTTCTGCCCTTTCCGACTCTAAAATATGAATTCAGCAAAAGGCGACGTTCTTGTTTTATTAGAACACATAATTTATAATGCGGAACTGCAGATACTCATAATAGAAGGAAGAACACCAAGTAATAGAAGGAAATACTATTACATTGACTTTACTTTTATAAGGACTAGCAAGAACATACATAGCAAAAGGTAAACAAATTCAAATCTCAGCAAGTCCTTATCTTATTTCACacaaattttctttaattgccACTTCTACTCGCAATTGAAATTGGCAGTTTGCAATAGAATGTCACCTTATGTAAACTCTATTTACCAAGAAACAAAATTGCTATTCCTTTTCTTAAAAATTTGAAAGCCAACTGTTTCAGCATTGAAAATTAAAACCACTAAGCAAAATACTGTTATGATCAAACATATCTAATAGGCTGTAATTATCAGTCTACAACTTTtttatcataaaattataaaattaatttggTCGTAATGATATCTTCGTTTTACTTTTTAAAATTATGATATATTCAAATTTGGAACTGTACCTACAGCAATTACTGCAGACAGACTAATCTAAGAGGATAAAGTGTTGCTCAAAGGTTGCATATAATCACATTATTAATCTTTTTAAATGAAATACCAGCGCGTTTAAGTATTCAAGTAAAATTAGATGAAATACCAGCGCGTTTAAGTATTCAGgtaaaattagttttatatcaTGTTATACAAATAACAATGCTTTTAAGTATTCAAGTAAAATTAGTTTTCAGATGATTAACATAACTGATTGCAGTATAGCAAAATACTTTTTTAGAAGCAAAGATTTTATTCACCTACAAATTGACGATTCCCATAATCTCATCTcttcatttatttttaataatttaccaCTACTACTGTATAAGGAAGAAATTATCCTTGTGTCTATACAAGTAAAATTAGTTTTCAGCCTATAAACATAACTGATTGCAGTACAGAAGAGTAATCGTAAAAGGCAGATTTTACTAATAAATATTTAATGGTTGAGGCTGAAATTATGATCACAAATAGGCTTCAGCATACAGTAAAGAGGACAATTGTG
This genomic interval from Apium graveolens cultivar Ventura chromosome 8, ASM990537v1, whole genome shotgun sequence contains the following:
- the LOC141677249 gene encoding SAC3 family protein B, which gives rise to MSFQGFGKSSGPGAPPSSSNPFASNFPRNSTPTPPPIRPTEPSAKWGDEYPTLNEVYNSQTNQRASVIPSNAVPTAGSLNITKSSQFQDQKRNRSLPSLFPDEGTLRNSTASTGMPHFSTPAWGNKANFPAQFVDSINQHDHLSAPSDFGNYDTGRNSVNKERYVQAPKRTRSPVQYDDLDDFTEDPVTVQTESKRLSTRSTDYSDTPVSQFHEPFVPSGPVYTEVATAKLSNFSAPKRSRSPSSLKSDKSSQGDFNVAEDDTERELQAKAKRMARFKDELSQPEPSSLAIGNQKFPLRVYDQAVLGNQKSKKESLEMSSDNPSANISVEYEGQDSSSIISGLCPEMCPESERAERERKGDLDRYERLDGDRNQSSIYLAVKKYTRTAEREANLIRPMPILQKTMNYLLELLDQPYNDGLLGLYNFLWDRMRAIRMDLRMQHIFNLEAITMLEQMIRLHILAMHELCEYPKGEGFSEGFDAHLNIEQMNKTSVELFQLYDDHRKNGIDVPTEKEFRGYYALLKLDKHPGYKVEPAELSLDLAKMTPEVRQAPDVLFARDVARSCRIGNYIAFFRLLRKASYLQACLMHAHFAKLRTQALASLHSGLQNNQGIPVAHVAQWLGMEDEDIEDLLDYHGFSIKEFGEPYMVKEGPFLNNNDSGTLKCSKLVHLKKSRTMFEDVSSPSLMEPVSSKAVKVISSVKVYEQNHTPVQCNATGNKLVAEEEMDSEPVSSPTKPVPVILAIDQQIVHNHQPISLNPSPVNISPAIYSLKSMDDSTDDAVMPSFKLEFHSFFEKNNHSETKTMPMDIMPIVLDQERLPVLEMDFDADKTVNSAVLVEDLSDADCISTLEDMRNDEGSQSDQDEEVAKAKLILILRKWRRYCSQKRELRKKKQIAANTALSSLSLGPSIRHYEEQQSKSGEFNVHLIMNERHDKHERSWSKVNVSEVVAGRLSERNVNSKCLCWKVVLCSQIDGSDRSIISGLAAGSWLYDKIMPAGDHNDDELITSSTDLSIWKKWISDLSSGEPICCLSIIKDARCDNLEENVAGANAIMFLVYECIPLKLQKQRLYKLVMSLPSGSSVPLLILSGSCKNHSDPSFIAAELGLNEVDNSRVSCFSVVFLLENQNTDGFFSDVLLREGLEWLASSSPKQPVLHSVKTQELVFTHLNPLMEVLDGQIAYTTTPTQCISAFNEALKLSIEEVVAAVDANLSCWPCPEMDLLEKSSDVHRAVNWYLPRVGWSSAAEVAPVISALKQCNLPSFSDDLTWLFSGTGMDHYDIGNQKSRLEDCLTRYLTQTSQMMGFSLAKQEAYVMLQKFARLELHESTYFIVPKWALIFRRIFNWRLMNLLNGEISRTYVLKESDRAVATNKCIIQDEGDVSFHSIIEPSLDEMLQVSCRLRCYPECEASQPVHVLGSNHNEVLNVTKEIEFIEEDRSSLQNNSLGDMDNDGNMNPANRTSSERDVSHVTTEADRLSKLLEKCNVVQNMIDKKLSIYF